In the genome of Methanobrevibacter sp. TMH8, one region contains:
- a CDS encoding glycosyltransferase family 2 protein, whose amino-acid sequence MKISVVIPNYNGMNFLGNCLKSLENESERDESHFLEVIIIDNGSDDGSLDFLKDKANDNNLNNINYNLILNKNNLGFAKAVNQGIKLANDQNTDYICLLNNDVDVKQGFISNLVKSIEIDENIFSVSSKMLQYKNPDLIDDAGDEYTILGWTKKAGDGKSSKNYSNSRKIFSSCAGAALYRKSILNEIGYFDENFFAYMEDVDIGFRALINGYTNVYSPNAIVYHIGSGSSGSRYNEFKIKLAARNNIWVIYKNMPWPQILLNIGFLFIGFLIKYLFFLRKGYGKLYLEGLKEGLNNRKKIKKNGFKSSNLKNYFKIEWKLIINTFKLLIK is encoded by the coding sequence TTGAAAATTTCTGTTGTTATTCCTAACTATAATGGTATGAATTTTTTAGGCAACTGTTTGAAATCATTAGAAAATGAATCTGAAAGAGATGAATCTCATTTTTTAGAAGTTATTATAATTGATAATGGATCAGATGATGGTAGTTTGGATTTTTTAAAGGATAAAGCTAATGATAACAATTTAAATAATATTAATTACAACTTAATTTTAAATAAAAATAATTTAGGATTTGCTAAAGCTGTTAATCAAGGTATAAAACTAGCTAATGATCAAAATACAGATTATATATGTTTGCTTAATAATGATGTAGATGTTAAACAAGGTTTTATATCTAATTTAGTTAAATCAATAGAAATTGATGAAAATATATTTAGTGTCAGCAGTAAGATGCTACAATATAAAAATCCTGATTTAATAGATGATGCAGGGGATGAATATACCATATTGGGATGGACAAAAAAGGCAGGAGATGGAAAATCTTCAAAAAATTATTCAAATTCTCGAAAAATTTTTAGTAGTTGTGCTGGTGCAGCCTTATATAGAAAATCTATCCTAAATGAAATAGGTTATTTTGATGAAAACTTTTTTGCCTATATGGAAGATGTTGATATAGGATTTAGGGCATTAATCAATGGTTATACAAATGTATATTCTCCTAATGCGATTGTATACCATATAGGCAGTGGTAGTAGTGGTAGTAGATATAATGAATTCAAAATAAAATTAGCTGCCAGAAACAACATTTGGGTTATTTATAAAAATATGCCTTGGCCTCAAATATTACTTAATATAGGGTTTTTATTTATAGGATTCTTAATAAAATATCTCTTTTTCCTTAGAAAAGGTTATGGAAAATTATATTTAGAAGGATTAAAAGAAGGATTAAATAATAGAAAAAAA